TCATCGAGGTGCGCGGCAGCTCCAGCGCGGCGTCCGCGGCGAGCGCCGCCATCGACCACGTGCACGACTGGGTGAACGGCACCGGCGACCGCTGGACCTCCGCCGGCGTCGTCTCGGACGGCAGCTACGGCGTGCCGGAGGGGCTGATCTCGTCCTTCCCGGTGCGCTCGGCCCCGTCCGGTGCGGGCGACGGCGCCTGGCAGATCGTGCAGGGCCTCACCATCGACGCCTTCTCGCGCGAGCGCATCGACCGCTCCGTGGCGGAGCTGGTAGAGGAGCGGGAGGCCGTGCGCGCGCTGGGCCTCATCCCCGCCTGAACGTCGAGTTGACGCAACACGCCGCCCGGCGGTCGTGCCGGGCGGCGTGTCGTGACAACTGGGATGGCCGGCCGGGATCAGCGCTTCTTCTGCGACTTCTCCGGGACCGGCAGCGTCCCCGCCGCGCGCCGCTCCGCGTAGTACGCCCGGGCCTCCGCCTGGCGCTCGGCCTCGGCGCCGCTCGCGATCTTCGCGCGGACGAGCTCCGGCCCGTAGCCGAAGGCGTCGACCAGGTCGACCGCGTGGGGGCGGATGCGGGTGAGCAGCCGGTCGATGTACGCCGTGACCGCCTGTGCGCGCTGGGGTGAGAGCCGGCCGTTCATCAGGTACCAGGCCAAGTGCTTCTCGATCAGGCCGAAGCCGAAGAGGTCGCGCAGCCAGGTGAGCACCTGGCGCGTGCCGGCGTCCTCGGTGTGCTCCAGCGCCTCCGTGAACGCCTCCCACTGCAGCAGCTCGCCGTGGGCGCGGGCGGCCTCGATGAGCTCGTTCTGCTGCGCGTTGAACAGGTCGGCCGCGGCCTTCTTGCCCAGCTTGGAGGCGGGGCGCAGGCGGCCGGCGATCTGGCCGATCATCGTCTCCACGCGGTCGGTGAGCAGCTCGCGCTGCGTCGCGGGCTCCTGCAGCCAGTTCACCGAGCGGGCGGTCGAGCCGAAGTCGCGGACCGTCTGCGCGACGCTCCGCAGGCCCGTGCCGTGGTACGCGCGGCCGGCGGCCTGCGTGACGACGTACCGGGCGAGCGCGCCGGCGTCGGCCTTCGCGAACTTGCGGCTGAAGTCGGTGAGCAGGCGCTTCGCGACCAGTTGCAGCAGCACGTTGTTGTCGCCCTCGAAGGTGACCCAGATGTCGAGGTCCTGGCGCAGGGAGGTGAGGCGGTTCTCCGTGAGGAAGCCCGCGCCTCCACAGGCCTCGCGGGCCTCCTGCAGGGTGTCGAGCGCGTGCCAGGTGCTGAGCGGCTTGAGCGCCGCCGCGATCGTCTCGAGGTCCTGCCGGTCGGTGTCGCTGTCGGCCACGCCGCTGAACACGTCGTCGAACTTGTGCAGGAACACCTCGTGGGCGAAGCTCGCCGCGTACGTGGTCGCCAGCAGCGGCAGCAGGCGGCGCTGGTGGCGCTGGTAGTCGAGGATCACCTCCTCGTCGGTGTCGCTGCCGGCGGTGAACTGGCGGCGCTGGTCGGCGTAGGTGATCGCGATGGTCAGGCCCAGCTTCGCGGCGATCGTCGCGGAGCCGTCGAGCGAGACACGGCCCTGCACGAGCGTGCCGAGCATGGTGAAGAAGCGACGGCCTGGGCTCTGGATGGGCGAGCTGTACGTGCCGTCCTCGGCGACGTCGCCGTACCGGTTGAGCAGGTCGGTGCGCGGGATGCGGACGCCGTCGAAGTGCAGCCGCCCGTTGTCGACGCCGTTGAGGCCGCCCTTCTGTCCGTCGTCCTCTCCACCGATCCCGGGGAGGAAGTCGCCGTTGGCGTCGCGGATCGGCACGTAGAAGGCGTGCACGCCGTGGTTCACGTTCTTGGTGACGAGCTGGGCGAACACGACGGCGGCGGTGGCGTCGACCGCGGCGTTGCCGAGGTAGTCCTTCCACGCGGCGCGGAACGGGGTCTGCAGGACGAACTCCTGCGCCTCCGGGTCGTAGGTCGCGGTGGTGCCGATGCTGGCGACGTCGGAGCCGTGCCCGGTCTCGGTCATCGCGAAGGCGCCCGGCACCTCCAGCGACATGATCGCGGGCAGGTACGCCTCGTGGTGGCGTTCGGTGCCGAGGTGCAGCACGGCGGCGCCGAACAGGCCCCACTGGACGCCGGACTTGATCTGGAGGGACGGGTCGGCCGCGACCAGCTCCTCGAACGCGGCGATGTTGCCGCCGTTGTCCTCGCCGCCGCCGACGGACTTCGGGAAGGCGCGGTGCACCTGGCCGTTCTCGACCAGGAGTTTGAGCTGCTCGAAGACGCGCTTGCGGTGCTCGGCGACGGGGAGGCCCTCCACCTTCTGCATCTCCGGGCGCTTCGCGAGCTCGCGAGAGGCGAGGCGGACCTCGGCCCAGTCGCCCAGGAGCTGACGGCCGAGCGATTCGACGTCGACGCGCGGGGTGGCGCCGGCGGGGGCGCCGGTTGCGCCTGCATCCTGCTGGGCGGCGGGCGGGGTGTCGGAGGCGTTGACGGCGGCGGACGCGGCGGCAGGGGCGGACGCGGCGACGCGCTCGGAGGTGTCGACCATGAGGCTCCTCTTCGATTCTCGTCGGGACGCTGACACGCTACGACGCCCGGCCGCGGGCGCGAAACGCTCGGTGCGCGGCCTACAAACCGGCGGGAGGGCGTCCCGATGACGCGTTGCGGAATCCTCCAAATGGGGGACGGGCGGGTGCTGTGCTGTCTACAAGGCGGAGGTGGCCGGCCGGACACGCAGAAAGGGTCCCGACTCGCCGTCCGCCTGTGGGCGGGGCGGCGTGTCGGGACCCCTCTGGTGAGGTGATTTCGGGTTCGGTACGTCGGCGGAATGCCGACCGGGCGCTCGGCGCCAGGCGCTAGGCCGCGCGCCGGGGAGCCTGGCGGCGTGCCGCGCGCGGGGGCTGCTGCGCGCGGGTGGCGCGCGGGACGCGCGGGGCCGCGGTGAGGGCGGCCCGGGCGGCGGCGGCTCCGCGGAGCTGCACGACCGCGCCCTCGGCGAGCTGGGCGTCGCGGTCGACGCGCGCGCCGTTGCCGATCATCGTCTTGGCGCCGAGCTTGGCGTTGCTGCCGATCTTCGCGCCGCTGCCGACGACGCTGCCCGCGCCGACGTGGACGTTCGCGCCCACGAACGCGCGGTCGCCGATCGTGGCACCCGAGTCGATCCAGCTCCCGGCGCCGATGTAGGCGTCGAGGCCCACCCGGGCGTCGGCCTCCACGTACGCTGTCGGCTCAACGTAGGCCGACTCGGCAACACGCGCGGAGGGCGCGACGAGCCCTCGTCCGTTGGCGTGCCGCTTGTACTTGATCACTGCGCCGGTCTCGTCCTCGAGCTCCTCGATCATTCGTGCCATCTCATCCTCCTTCGAGATCGTCGCGATCCAACAGTGGGGAAAACGCGTTCCAGGATCGGAAAATTCCCTGGTCGCCCCAGGGAACGGCGCGTTCATGGCCCCATGAGACCGGCACAGTACGCCGCGCTCCCGCGGCGGACCAGGGGTGCGCAGCGAATCGGACCGCGCCGGGAGGGTGTCCGGGCGGCGTCAGGAGGAGATCGGGAGGCGTCGCGAGGAGGAGTCAGGAGGCTGCGGCCACCACCTCCAGCAGGGCCTCGCCGTACGCCTCGCGCTTCTTGGCGCCGATGCCCGAGATGCCGTCGAGGTCGGTGAGCGAGGCGGGGCGCGCCGCCGCCACCGCCCGCAGGGTCGCGTCGCCGAACACGATGTACGCGGGTACGCCCTGCGACCGGGCCTCCCCCGCGCGCCAGGTGCGCAGCGCCTCGAACAGCGGCTGGTCGGCGGCCGAGACCTCGGCGGCAGCCGCGCTCCGGCCGGAGGACCGGCTCGCGCGCTCGGGACGCTCCGGCTCGCGCCGGAGCACCACGCGCCGCTCGCCCGAGAGCACGGACGCGCTGGCCGGGGTGATGGTCAGCACGCCGTACTCCCCCTCCGGCGTGAGCAGCTCCTGCGCGATGAGCTGGCGGACCACCCCGCGCCACTGGCTCTCGCTGAGGTCGTCGCCGATCGCCCAGGTGGCGAGCCGGTCGTGGCCGTACTGGTCGACGCGCGGCGTGCGCTTGCCGCGGAGGATGTCGACCAGATGACCGGCGCCGAACCGCTGGTTGCGCTCGCGCTGCAGCCGCACGACCGTCGAGAGCAGTTTCTGGGCGGGAACCGTGCCGTCCCAGCTCTCCGGCGGCTGCAGGCAGGTGTCGCAGTTGCCGCACGGCGTCGAGCGCTGCCCGAAGTAGCCGAGCAGGTTGACCCGTCGGCACTGGACCGTCTCGCACAGCGCGAGCATGGCGTCGAGGTGCTGGGTGAGCCGCCGCCGGTGGGCGAGGTCGCCCGGGGAGTCGTCGATCATCCGGCGCTGCTGCACGACGTCTTGCAGCCCGTACGCCAGCCACGCGGTCGAGGGGAGGCCGTCACGGCCGGCGCGGCCGGTCTCCTGGTAGTACCCCTCGACGGACTTCGGGAGGTCGACGTGCGCGACGAACCGCACGTCGGGCTTGTCGATGCCCATGCCGAAGGCGATGGTGGCGACGACGATCACGCCCTCCTCGCGGAGGAACCGCGACTGGGTGCGCGCCCGCAGGCCCGCGTCGAGGCCGGCGTGATAGGGCAGAGCGGTCAGACCGCGGGCGGAGAGGAACTCGGCCGTGCGCTCGACCGAGTTGCGCGAGAGCGCGTAGACGATGCCCGCGTCACCCGGGTGCTCCACGGTGATGAAGTCGAGGAGCTGCTTGCGCACGTCGACCTTGGGCACGATGCGGTACTGGATGTTGGGCCGGTCGAAGTCCGACACGAAGTGCTCGGCGCCCTCGAGCCGGAGCCGCTGGGTGAGCTCCTTGTGCGTCGCCTCGGTCGCGGTGGCGGTGAGGGCGATGCGGGGGACGTCGGGCCAGCGGTCCGCCAACTCGGACAGCGCGAGGTAGTCGGGCCGGAAGTCGTGCCCCCACTGGGAGACGCAGTGCGCCTCGTCGATGGCGAACAGGGCGATGCGGCCCCGCTCGAGGAAGCGCTTGGTCGCCTCCGACGACAGCCGCTCGGGCGCCACATAGAGGATGTCGAGCTCTCCGCCGAGGTATGCGCGTTCGACCGCCGCGCGCTGGCCGGCATCCTGCGTGGAGTTGAGGAAGGCGGCCCGCACGCCGACCGCGGTCAGCGCGTCGACCTGGTCCTGCATGAGGGCGATCAACGGGGAGACCACGACGCCGGTGCCCTCGCGGACCAGCGACGGGATCTGGTAGCACAGGCTCTTGCCGCCGCCCGTCGGCATCAGCACGACGGCGTCGCCGCCGGCGGCGACCCGGTCGATGATCGCCTCCTGCTGGCCGCGGAAGGCGTCGTACCCGAACACCTCGCGCAGCGCCTCGCGCGGGGACGCGAAGCGCGCCGGCGTCGCCCGCGGCGCGGCCGGTGGACGAGGAGGAGCGACACGCGCACCCGCGCCACCCGCGCCACCCGCGCCGCCCGCGCCACCCGCGCCGCCCACGCCACCCACCGGCGCCACCGCCCACGTGGGCTCCGCGAACGGATCGCCCGCGTAGCCGTCGACCAGCGACGGGTCGTCGGCGACGTCGGGGAAGGGCGGCTCCTCATCCGGCGGCGGCGCGTCCCGATCGTCGGGCACCCAGGCGTTCCAGTTCATCTCTCGATCGTAACGAGGGCCGCCGACCGCCCGGTCGGCGGGGCGCCGAATCTGTGGAGAGCTCGCGGCCTCCACAGATGCATTTCCGGGCGTCTGCACCTCTCGCCCCCGCCGCGGACGCTCGGGTAGCATCGCGGACATGCCTCGCCTGATCGTCACCCAGTTCATGACCCTCGACGGGGTCGTGGAGGCGCCGGGCGGCGAGACGACGCACCGCCACTCCGGCTGGACCATGCCGTACGGCACCGACGACCTGGTCGCCTTCAAGCTGCGGGAGGTGCAGGAGGCCGGCTCGCTGCTCCTCGGCCGCCGCACCTACGAGCAGTTCGCCGAGGCGTGGCCGCCGCGCGAGGGGCCGTTCGCCGACGCCATGAACGCGCTGCCCAAGACGGTCGTGACCTCCCGCGCCGGCGAGCTCGGCTGGAACGCCACGGCCCTGGTCGCCGACCGGCAGCTGGGCGGGGTCCGCGCGGCCGTGCAGGGGCTGAAGGAGCAGGAGGGCGACGCGCCCATCCTCGTTCCTGGCAGCGCGTCGCTGGTGCGCTCGCTGCTGGTCTGGGGGCTGGTCGACGAGCTGCGCCTCCTGACCTACCCGGTGCTCGTCGGCGGCGGGGTGCGCATCTTCCCCGACGACCGCGAGAAGTGGGCCTTCGAGCTGACGACCCTCGACCGCTTCGAGTCGGGCGCCGTGCTGCACATCTACCGCCTGGCCGGGAGCTGATGCCGGCCGCCCTGCTGGGGCTGCTCTCGGCACTCGTCTACGGCTCCGCGGACTTCGTCGGCGGCGTGGCCGCGCGTCGCGTCGGCGCTGTGCGCACGACGGCGCTCGGGGCGGTGAGCGGGCTCGCGCTGCTGCTCCTGGCGCTGCCCGTCGTCGGCGGCGCGTGGTCGGCATCCGCGGTCGGCTGGGCCGCGGCCTCCGGCGTCGTCGGGTCGGCGGCCATCTTCCTGCTGTACGCCTGCCTGGCCGTCGGGCCGATGAGCATCCTGTCGCCGCTGACCGCGGTGGTGTCGGCCGTGGTGCCCATGATCGTCGGCCTGATCGGCGGGGACCGGTTCGCGCCGATCGGCTACGTCGCCCTCGGGCTGGCGCTGGTAGCGGTGGTGCTCGTCGGGTTCGTTCCTGAGCGAGGGGCCGTGCGCCCCTCCGGTCGCGCGCTGCTGATGGCGGTCGGAGCGGGAGCCGGCATCGGCCTGTTCCTGGTGCTGCTCGACCAGACCCCGGCCGACTCGGGCCTGGTGCCGCTGATCGTCAACCGCGCCGTCAACGGGGCGATCATGTGGAGCGTCGTGGGCGCGATGGTGGTGGCGGCGCGGCGGGCGCGGGCGCCCGGCGACCGCCTCCCCGGTGCTGGCCTCCCCCGTGCCCGCCTCCCCCGTGCCGGCCTCCTTCTGGCCGCCCTCTCGGGCGTGATCGACGCGACGGCGAACACGATCATCCTGCTGGGCCTGCGCCTCGGCGACCTCACGACCATGTCGGTGTTGGTCGCGCTGTACCCGGCCGGCACGATCCTCCTCGCCGCCCTCGTGCTGCGCGAGCGCGTCGCGCCCGTGCAGTGGGCGGGGCTCGCGCTCGCCGTGATCGCCGCCGCCCTGCTCTCGATCGCCTGAGACGCACCGCCGACCCCCCGAGCGGGGGCAGGACGCTGCGGGTAGTGTGGGCGACCGAGCACGACCATGCAAGGAGGAGCGCCATGTCGGCACCCCATGACCCCGCTGACGACCTGGAGAACCGGCGCGAGCACCTCGGCGACGTGAGCCAGGCGGTCCAGGACTTCGCCAGCGAGCAGGAGGGCTACCACAAGTCCCTGTCGTCGCGGCAGCTGCAGATGATCGCCATCGGCGGCGCCATCGGCACCGGCCTCTTCCTCGGCGCCGGAGGGAGGCTCGAGCAGGGCGGCCCCATCCTCGTGCTCGTGTACGCGGTGTGCGGCTTCTTCGCCTTCCTCGTGCTGCGCGCGCTCGGCGAGCTGGTGCTGCACCGGCCGTCGTCCGGATCGTTCGTGTCGTACGCGCGCGAGTTCTACGGCGAGAAGATGGCGTACGTCGCCGGGTGGATGTACTTCCTCAACTGGGCGATGACCGCGATCGTCGACTCCACCGCCGTCGCCCTCTACGTGAAGTACTGGAGCGCCTTCTCGTCGGTGCCGCAGTGGCTGCTGGCGCTGATCGCGCTGATCGTCGTCGTGAGCCTCAACCTCATCTCGGTGAAGGTGTTCGGCGAGATGGAGTTCTGGTTCGCGCTGATCAAGGTGGGCGCGCTCGTGGCCTTCCTCCTCGTCGGCATCGTCGTGCTGGCGGCCGGCTGGCCGACCGACCTCGGCCCGACCGGCATCCCGATGCTGGCCGAGAACGGCTGGCTGCTGCCGAACGGCGTCGGCACCATCGCGATGGCGCTCGTGCTCGTACAGGGCGTCGTCTTCGCATACGCGGCCATCGAGCTCGTCGGCATCGCGGCCGGCGAGACCGCGGAGCCCGAGAGGATCATGCCGAAGGCGATCAACAGCGTGGTCTTCCGCATCGCCGTCTTCTACTGCGGCTCGGTGCTGCTGCTGGCCCTGCTGCTCCCGGCGAGCGCGTACAGCGGCGACGAGAGCCCCTTCGTCACCTTCTTCACGCACCTCGGCGGTCCGCAGACCGGCGCGATCATCGGCTCGGTCATGAACTTCGTGGTGCTCACCGCCGCGCTGTCGAGCCTCAACGCCGGCATGTACTCCACCGGCCGCATCCTCCACTCGCTCGCGCAGACCGGCGCCTCCCCCGCCTTCACCGGCCGGATGAATGCTCGCGGCGTCCCGTACGGCGGCATCCTGCTCACCGCGGCGATCGGCGTGCTCGGCGTCTTCCTCAACCTGGTGGTGCCGGAGGAGGCGTTCAACATCGTGCTGAACGTCGCCTCCCTCGGCATCATCACCAGCTGGGCGATGATCGTGCTCTGCCAGATGCAGCTGCGGAAGTGGTCGCTGCAGGGAAAGCTGGAGCGACCGTCGTTCCGGCTGTTCGGGGCGCCGTTCACCGCGTGGCTGACGCTCGCCTTCCTCGCGGCGGTGCTGGTGCTGATGGCATTCGACTACCCGACGGGCACGTGGACCGTCGCGTCGCTCGTCGTCATCATCCCGCTGCTCGTGCTCGGCTGGTACCTGCAGCGCGGCCGCATCCTCGCCATCGCGAAGCAGCGCGAGGGCTACACGGGGGCGCACCCGGTCATCGCGGCGCGCCCGGGTCAGGAGCGGGGTCAGCAGGAGCGGAGCCAGGAGGAGCGTCGCCGGCGCGGCTCCACTCCGGGCGGAGACGCTCCACGCCGTCGAGGATGAGGTCGAGGCCGGTCGCGAACTCGGCGTCGTAGTCGTAGCCCTGCGCGGCGAGTTCGGCCACGACCTCCATCAGATACGGGAAGGCGGCGGCCAGCTCGGCCGGGGGCCGCTCCTCCTGCTGCTGCTGGGCGAGCTTCTGCGCGGCGAGCGCGCCCGACTCCTCGGCCGTGTCGAAGGGGAGGGTCTTCTCCTGCAGCGCGAAGCCGTAGACGTAGGCGTCGAGCACCGACGTCACGTGCACGGTCGTGCGGAAGGAGAAGCCGGCGCGACGCAGGCACCCCATCATCGCGTTGTGCTGGAACAAGTTCGCGGGGCCCGGCCGCATCCGCGTCTCCATCAGCCCGACCGCCCAGGGGTGACGGCGGAGGGCCTGGCGGAGGGAGGCTGCGCGGGCCCGCATCGCCGGGCGCCAGCTCTGCAGGTCGGCGGCGTCGGGCGGGTCGGCGGCGTCGGGCGGGTCGGCGGCGTTGGGCGGGTCGGCGGCGTCGGGCGGCTCGACCTCCGCCCAGACCAGGTCGACGATGCCGTCGATCAGCTCGTCCTTGTTGGCGACGTGCTTGTAGAGGGCCATCGGCACGACGCCGAGCCGCTGGGCGAGCGCGCGCATGCTGAGCCCGTCGAGGCCCTCGCGGTCTGCCATCGGGAGGGCGGCGGCGAGCACGGCGTCGCGTGAGAGGCGCGGGCGGGAGGCCCCCTTCGCTCCGGTCGCTGCGGTCACTTGACGAAGTGTACGCCGTACACCTATGCTGCAGCAAACGAGGTGTACGCCGTACACCTCCGCCGCCGGCATCCGTAGAAGGAGCAGCATGACCGCCCTCGCCACACCCCTGTCCGTCCGTCACCGGCGCTCCTCCCTGACCGCCGGTGTGCTCTTCCTCGTCACGTTCGTCTCGGCCATCGTGGGCGCGCAGCTGTACGGAGGCGCGCTCAGCGACCCGCGCTGGGTGCTGGGCGGAGCCTCCGACACCGGACCCCTGATCGGCGCCGTGTGCGAGCTCGTGCTGATCGCGGCGAACATCGGCACCGCGCTCGCGCTGCTACCCGTGCTGCGCGAGCGGTTCCCCGCCCTGTCGCACGGCTACGTCGCCGCACGGCTGGTCGAGTGCGGCTTCATCGCGGTCGGCATCCTGAGCGTGCTGACCGTGGTGACGTTGCAGCGCGCGGCCGGCGACTCCGGCTCCGGCTCCGGCTCCGGGTCCGGCTCCGCTGACGGCGCGGCGCTGGTGACGACGGCCGGGGCGTTCGTGGCGCTGCACGATTGGACGTTCCTGCTCGGCCCCGGCTTCGTCGTGGGGCTGGGCAACGGCCTCCTGCTCGGCTGGATGATGCTCCGCTCGGGGCTCGTGCCGCACTGGATGGCGTGGTTCGGCCTGATCGGCGGCCCGCTGGTGTCGCTCTCGGGCATCGCCGTGATGTTCGGCGCGTACGGGCAGTTCAGCCCGGCCTCGGCGGTGCTGACCCTTCCCGAGATCGTGTGGGAGGCGTCGCTGGGCATCTACCTGACCGTGCACGGCTTCCGCCGCCCCGGGGTGGTGGGAGATGTGGCGCAAATGTCGGCTTAGGCGCGCTCCTTCCCTACATTCGGCACGAATGTCGGGCCGGGTCAGGAGGGGGCGGGGAGCAGCTGCGCCGCCTCCTCCAGGGCGGGGAGGGCGGCCGCGATCGTGCGGCGCTGCGCAGGCGTGAGCTCGGCGAGCACGGCCGAGACCGCGCGGGCGCGGTCGGTGCGGGCCTCCAGCAGCAGGGCGATGCCGGCGTCGCTGGCCGAGACGAAGAAGGAGCGGCCGTCGTCGGGGTCGGGCTCGCGCGCGACCAGGCCGCGCCCCTCCAGGTCCGAGATCACCCGCGTGATCGTGGGAGCCGCGACCACCTCGATCGCCGCCAGCTCGCCCGGGCGCAGCGGGCCGCGGCGCACGATCGTCGACAGCGCCGAGAGCTGACCGTGGCTGAGGCCGCCGGTGGAGGAGCGGATGCGGCGGTTCAGCCGGCCGATCGCCAGGGCCAGGCGGCCGGGGACATCGTCGTCCTCGGCCGTCGGCCGTCCCAGATCGTCATGCTCGGTTCGCACCGACTTCCTCGCCTTCGTCGCTGGTCGACCGCGCGGGCGCCGCGGTCTCCCCATGAACATACTTCGCCCCGCCGAGGAACGACGCCACGGCTCCGATGATGCTCATGATCGCCGCCGCCCAGAACACGACGACCAGTCCGTCGTGGAAGGGGCCGGAGATCAGCTGCGGGAAGAACTCCTTGCCGACCAGGGTCGCGCCGTCGACCTTCGGGCTGTCGAGGATCCCCGTGGGGCCGAGCAGGCTCTGGATCGGGTTGTAGCCGAGGAACGCGGCGAACAGGCTCCCGACCGGCGGCGTCTGACCGATCTGCGCGGCGACGTGCTGCGGCACGCCGTGCGAGGTGAGGCCGTGGGTCAGCGCGGTCGGGAGGGTCGTCGACAGGCCCGCGATCATCAGCGAGAAGAACACGCCGATCGAGAGCGAGCTGCCCGCGTTGAGTGCGACGCCCGCCATGCCGGAGGCGGCTCCGCGCTCGTTCGCGGGCACGCTGTTCATGATCGCTGTGCGGTTCGGCGATGAGAACAGTCCGGAGCCGACGCCGTTGAGGCCGGTCAGCAGCGCGAACTCCCAGTAGTCGAAGTTCACGGGGATCAGCAGCAGGCCGATGAAGGTCGCGGCGACCAGCACGAGTCCGACGGTCGCGAAGGCGCGGGCTCCGAACCGGTCGGACAGCGCTCCGGAGATCGGGCCCGCGACGAGGAAGCCGATCGTGATCGGCAGCATGTAGATGCCCGCCCACAGCGGCGTCGACTCGTAGCTGTACCCGTGCAGCGGCAGCCAGATGCCCTGCAGCCAGATGATCAGCATGAACTGGAGGCCGCCGCGGCCGATCGACGCCAGCAGTCCGGCGAAGATGCCCGACGAGAAGGCGCGGATGCGGAACAGCTTCATGTCGAACATCGGAGCCGGAACCCTCCGCTCCACGAGCACGAACGCCACGAGCAGCAGCACACCGGCAGCGATGGAGCCGATCACCCACGGGTTGCCCCAGCCCTGCGAGCTGTCGCCGTAGGGCTGGATGCCGTAGGTGATGCCGGTGAGGAGGGCGACCAGGCCGACGCCGAAGGTCGCGTTGCCGAGCCAGTCGATCCTCCCCGGGTTCTTCTGCCCGACCTCGTGCAGCGACTTGTACGACCAGATGGTGCCGATCACGCCGAACGGGACGGACACGAAGAAGACGGCCCGCCAGTCCACCTCGGCCAGCACGCCGCCGAGGATCAGGCCGATGAACGAACCGGCGATGGCCGCCACCTGGTTGAGGCCGAGCGCGAAGCCGCGCTTGTGGGCCGGGAAGGCGTCGGTGAGGATCGCGGTCGAGTTCGCGAACAGCATCGCGCCTCCGACGCCCTGCACGAACCGCCAGGCGATCAGCCACAGCGCGCCGGGGCCGCCGGTGAACGGGTCGAGGCACAGCGCGATGGCGGAGATCGTGAAGATGACGAACCCGAGGTTGTAGATCCGCACCCGCCCGAACTGGTCGCCCATCCGGCCGAACATCACGACGAAGACGGCGGTGACGAGCATGTAGCCCATCAGCATCCACAGCAGGTACGACACATTGTCCGGCTCGAGCGGGTTGAGCTTGATGCCGGTGAAGATCGCGGGCAGCGAGATGATCACGATCGACGAGTTGATCGTCGCCATGAGCATGCCGAGGGTCGTGTTGGAGAGGGCGACCCAGCGGTAGTGCGGGTGGTCCTTGGTGAAGATGCCGGAGCGGGGCACGGGAGGGAGTCCTTCGGGGATCGGGACTCGCACGGCGATGGGCGAGAGCGCACGGTGTTGTTCAGGTGCATTAACTATATGCC
The sequence above is a segment of the Leifsonia williamsii genome. Coding sequences within it:
- a CDS encoding DUF4386 domain-containing protein, with the protein product MTALATPLSVRHRRSSLTAGVLFLVTFVSAIVGAQLYGGALSDPRWVLGGASDTGPLIGAVCELVLIAANIGTALALLPVLRERFPALSHGYVAARLVECGFIAVGILSVLTVVTLQRAAGDSGSGSGSGSGSADGAALVTTAGAFVALHDWTFLLGPGFVVGLGNGLLLGWMMLRSGLVPHWMAWFGLIGGPLVSLSGIAVMFGAYGQFSPASAVLTLPEIVWEASLGIYLTVHGFRRPGVVGDVAQMSA
- a CDS encoding MarR family winged helix-turn-helix transcriptional regulator; protein product: MRTEHDDLGRPTAEDDDVPGRLALAIGRLNRRIRSSTGGLSHGQLSALSTIVRRGPLRPGELAAIEVVAAPTITRVISDLEGRGLVAREPDPDDGRSFFVSASDAGIALLLEARTDRARAVSAVLAELTPAQRRTIAAALPALEEAAQLLPAPS
- a CDS encoding MFS transporter; its protein translation is MPRSGIFTKDHPHYRWVALSNTTLGMLMATINSSIVIISLPAIFTGIKLNPLEPDNVSYLLWMLMGYMLVTAVFVVMFGRMGDQFGRVRIYNLGFVIFTISAIALCLDPFTGGPGALWLIAWRFVQGVGGAMLFANSTAILTDAFPAHKRGFALGLNQVAAIAGSFIGLILGGVLAEVDWRAVFFVSVPFGVIGTIWSYKSLHEVGQKNPGRIDWLGNATFGVGLVALLTGITYGIQPYGDSSQGWGNPWVIGSIAAGVLLLVAFVLVERRVPAPMFDMKLFRIRAFSSGIFAGLLASIGRGGLQFMLIIWLQGIWLPLHGYSYESTPLWAGIYMLPITIGFLVAGPISGALSDRFGARAFATVGLVLVAATFIGLLLIPVNFDYWEFALLTGLNGVGSGLFSSPNRTAIMNSVPANERGAASGMAGVALNAGSSLSIGVFFSLMIAGLSTTLPTALTHGLTSHGVPQHVAAQIGQTPPVGSLFAAFLGYNPIQSLLGPTGILDSPKVDGATLVGKEFFPQLISGPFHDGLVVVFWAAAIMSIIGAVASFLGGAKYVHGETAAPARSTSDEGEEVGANRA